GTAATGGGCCAAGGCGAAGTTATCGTCCTTTTCAAGGATCTTTTCATACCGGGCAATGACCCCATCCAGGTCCCCCTGCCGCTCCAGGACGCGCGCCAGAGACAGCTGCGCCGGAATCAACTCCGGATCTAATTCAATGGCCTTCTCAAAGGCCTGAGCCGATTCTTCAAGGCGATCCTGGAGCATCCGGGCAAAACCGATGTTGTTATATGCCAGGATGGCTCGCGGATTGATAGCCAGCGCCTTCTCATTTTCAGCAATGGCTTCATCCAGCTTCTTTTGCTTGAGATAGAGACCTCCCAGGTTGATATGGGCCTCAACCATATCAGGGTCCAGTTCCAGGGCCATTTTGAATGCAAATTCAGCGTCTTCGATCTGGCCTTTCTGCATAAAGGCCAAACCCAGATTATAATGAGCGGTTGGGTTTCGGGGTCTGGCCCCGATAAACTGCTTGAGACGGTCAATCAGACCCTCCAGTTTAATTTGCTCGTCAAATGTCATGGTTGCTCCTTAAAAACCACGTCAGTATTAATTGCGCATTTGAATGGACGTTTGGCCGTCATCGGTCAGGTTTCAGCCATCAATATTAAGCTAGGTCTGAATGTAACAGCTGAAAGCTGATAGCTGAAAGTGAAGAACAAATGACCTAATCGGGCATGATCTTGACCCAAACCTTCCGTCTTCTAGGCCCGTCGAATTCACACAGGAAGATATGCTGCCACCTTCCTAATTGCAACCGGCCGTTTTCGAGCAGGATGGTTTGGGACGGCCCCAGCAGGGACGATTTAATATGGGCTGGCGAATTGCCTTCCCCATGTTTGTAAGCCCTTTTCCAAGGCACGATTTCATTGAGCGTTTCGATGATATCCATTCTAACGGCAGGGTCAGCTCCTTCGTTGATAGTCACCGCGGCGGTGGTATGGGAGGTGTAGACGATAACAAGACCGCTTTTAACTCCAGCCCCGGCCACCTCGTCCTGGACCTTTTTCGTGATATCAATCATCTCCGTTCTCTGGCCGGTCTGAACCGCAATTTCAACAGCCATGGTCATCCCCTTTCATTTCAACTCTTAATTCCGGCCGGAAGAATCAGGCCTGACTCCGAGCGCTCAAACCGATCCTCCACCGTGTCGGTCTTCGGAGCCTGTGAAAGGATCCGATCAAAGGAATCCCGGACCAGGCTCTGGATGAAGTCAAAACGGCGCTGAGCGCCGGCCTGGATATTCGAATCCAAAGCCAAAGCC
The sequence above is drawn from the Deltaproteobacteria bacterium genome and encodes:
- a CDS encoding YjbQ family protein, which encodes MAVEIAVQTGQRTEMIDITKKVQDEVAGAGVKSGLVIVYTSHTTAAVTINEGADPAVRMDIIETLNEIVPWKRAYKHGEGNSPAHIKSSLLGPSQTILLENGRLQLGRWQHIFLCEFDGPRRRKVWVKIMPD
- a CDS encoding tetratricopeptide repeat protein; the protein is MTFDEQIKLEGLIDRLKQFIGARPRNPTAHYNLGLAFMQKGQIEDAEFAFKMALELDPDMVEAHINLGGLYLKQKKLDEAIAENEKALAINPRAILAYNNIGFARMLQDRLEESAQAFEKAIELDPELIPAQLSLARVLERQGDLDGVIARYEKILEKDDNFALAHYNLALAYLEKGDPNKASEHYRQAVRLKYPVDPEVGRKIEAARG